From Deltaproteobacteria bacterium, the proteins below share one genomic window:
- a CDS encoding acetyl-CoA carboxylase carboxyltransferase subunit beta, translating to MAWFKKKEAAPEEGKAVDALWSKCNVCNEIIYKKELERNLNVCPKCSYHFPISAQKRLAIVADKGSFRELDRGLAPIDPIHFRDRKRYSERLKDAQRQTGLKDAFITGRVKINESPAMIGVFDFGFLGGSLGSVAGEKIARMVEKAVEERVGVVIFTSSGGARMQEGILSLMQMAKTSAALSLLRKERLPYISILTDPTTGGVTASFGMLGDIIVAEPGALIGFAGPRVIKETIKTDLPPGFQRAEYLLKHGMIDLIVERGKLKEVLGKLLKLFYH from the coding sequence ATGGCGTGGTTTAAGAAGAAGGAGGCCGCTCCTGAGGAGGGGAAGGCAGTAGATGCCTTATGGTCTAAGTGCAATGTCTGCAATGAAATTATCTACAAGAAGGAGCTTGAGCGCAACCTCAACGTTTGTCCCAAATGCAGCTATCACTTTCCCATCTCTGCACAGAAGAGGCTCGCCATCGTGGCTGACAAGGGTAGTTTCAGGGAGTTGGACCGAGGGTTGGCCCCGATAGATCCCATTCACTTCCGAGACCGAAAGAGATATTCTGAAAGGCTGAAGGATGCACAGAGACAAACGGGTTTGAAGGATGCCTTCATCACCGGGAGAGTGAAGATCAATGAGTCCCCAGCAATGATAGGGGTCTTTGACTTTGGCTTTTTGGGGGGAAGCCTGGGCTCAGTGGCAGGGGAGAAGATTGCCAGGATGGTTGAGAAGGCCGTGGAGGAAAGGGTAGGGGTGGTAATTTTCACCTCCTCTGGAGGGGCGAGGATGCAGGAGGGGATCCTTTCCCTCATGCAGATGGCCAAGACCAGTGCCGCCCTATCCCTATTAAGAAAGGAGAGATTGCCATATATCTCTATCCTAACAGATCCCACCACTGGCGGAGTTACCGCTAGCTTTGGGATGTTGGGGGATATAATTGTGGCCGAGCCAGGGGCCTTGATAGGATTCGCCGGTCCTCGTGTCATCAAGGAGACCATCAAAACCGACCTCCCACCTGGGTTTCAAAGGGCGGAGTACCTCCTCAAACATGGGATGATAGATCTCATTGTAGAGCGAGGGAAGTTAAAAGAGGTATTAGGAAAGTTATTAAAACTCTTTTACCACTGA
- a CDS encoding bifunctional folylpolyglutamate synthase/dihydrofolate synthase: MVFGLENISSLLQALGDPHRGLKVIHVGGTNGKGSVSAMMASILQEEGYKVGLYTSPHLVDFTERIQINRAEISWEEVVRLTDLLRSRVEEEGIPQRFTFFDFTTALAIYYFSQQEVDLCILEVGLGGRLDSTNIANPLIAVITNVERDHFQILGERIEDIAREKAGIVKNGVPLISGATQPEVIQVLEEECKKKKAPMRLASRDFLGERVAPRTLNFRGRRWRSEGVKLGVAGSYQIDNATVALGALEVLEKMGYGVRKKSVYEGLGKIRWPGRLELVQRSPQILLDGAHNSAAARSLRKALQEEFDYGHLFMVVGIMEDKEVPTILAELAPLADLLVASRPHNPRAMSPQRIAEIAQTYCKEVKVIEEVEEAVGYLREVAQKDDLILATGSLFTVGEARNYLASKGQT, from the coding sequence ATGGTCTTCGGCTTGGAGAACATCTCCAGTCTCTTACAGGCCCTGGGGGATCCCCACAGAGGTTTGAAGGTAATCCATGTTGGGGGGACCAATGGAAAGGGGTCGGTAAGCGCCATGATGGCCTCTATCTTACAGGAGGAGGGATACAAGGTGGGTCTTTATACCTCCCCTCACCTTGTAGACTTTACCGAAAGGATCCAAATAAACAGAGCCGAGATATCCTGGGAAGAGGTGGTGAGGCTAACGGATTTGCTGCGCAGCAGGGTCGAAGAGGAGGGCATCCCCCAACGATTTACCTTCTTTGATTTCACCACCGCCTTGGCCATCTATTACTTTTCCCAACAGGAGGTAGATTTGTGCATCTTGGAGGTAGGGCTGGGGGGGAGATTGGACTCCACCAATATAGCTAACCCCCTTATCGCGGTGATCACCAATGTGGAGAGAGATCATTTTCAAATCCTTGGGGAGAGGATTGAGGATATCGCGAGAGAGAAGGCAGGGATTGTGAAAAATGGGGTTCCCCTGATAAGTGGGGCCACCCAGCCAGAGGTCATACAGGTCCTGGAGGAGGAATGCAAGAAGAAAAAGGCCCCAATGAGATTGGCAAGCAGGGATTTTTTGGGGGAAAGGGTTGCTCCCAGGACCCTCAACTTCCGCGGTCGCAGATGGAGATCAGAGGGAGTAAAGTTAGGGGTAGCAGGCTCTTATCAGATCGACAACGCCACAGTGGCCCTGGGTGCCTTAGAGGTGTTAGAAAAGATGGGATATGGGGTACGTAAGAAATCAGTCTATGAAGGTCTGGGAAAGATCCGTTGGCCAGGGAGGTTGGAACTCGTCCAAAGGTCACCCCAGATCCTCCTCGATGGTGCTCACAACTCTGCCGCAGCCAGGTCGTTGCGGAAGGCCCTGCAGGAAGAGTTTGACTATGGCCACCTCTTTATGGTAGTGGGGATCATGGAGGACAAAGAAGTTCCCACCATCTTGGCGGAATTGGCCCCTTTAGCAGATCTGCTGGTTGCCTCTAGGCCCCACAATCCCCGTGCGATGTCCCCCCAAAGGATAGCCGAAATTGCCCAAACCTATTGTAAGGAGGTAAAGGTGATTGAGGAGGTAGAGGAGGCAGTGGGGTATTTGCGAGAGGTGGCCCAGAAGGATGACTTGATCTTGGCTACTGGCTCCTTATTTACGGTGGGGGAGGCGAGAAACTACCTTGCGAGCAAGGGACAGACATGA
- a CDS encoding LPS-assembly protein LptD, translating into MKEFPFHPFVLLAFILIIFSFSLVPQKTIGFEPRFRAEGPIQMEADRLTYDQKGGFISMEGEVEIVHKGASVRADKVIFYTETKDVVAEGRVVLKEGEDVLRCDRLEFNIETKKGMVYEGRIFLKKKNFHITGSRAEKLGEMQYRVYDATLTSCDEKVPSWKFSAKRLDVEVEGWAKGWWPGFHVKNVPVLYFPWAIFPVKRERQSGFLFPEFSNSSKWGPEITIPFYWAIAPNQDATFYLQRIGDSRGRGFKEGAEYRYALSRRTQGKIKGFYIWDEREDDSRWSIFFDHDQRSPEGYYLKADVNWVSDKEYPVDFDEDIPGEALIDVRSSNQLESNLSLGKNWKWGTLGAEFSYFRDLTVHSNRSTMQRLPQATFQIFQDQFPRTPLFYELEAQGTHFWRQEGIRGGRIDIYPKISVPLRPFDILRFEPWVGYRETIYFPDNDPEGRKDEVTSREIYDVGATLATTISKLYSLKGRRVKKLRHLIEPEIVYTYIPKVDQTDNPYFDDLDYIPRENTVTWNLTNRLIGKVVDEKGGVTYPEYLYLKFYQSYDFFPHLTSEERLSNLGAEMRFAPFTWLSGTMDAEYNHHHSRLDLFNAGVNIADKRGDCLGVEYRFSKDEVEELNAELLVHVIKPLDLFFSYRHNLLDDVRIETVYGLDYHHQCWEISLRLCDINRSPDELRDNELKVMVYVTLSGIGRTKIQ; encoded by the coding sequence ATGAAAGAGTTCCCCTTTCACCCCTTTGTCTTGCTGGCCTTCATCCTCATCATCTTCTCCTTTTCTCTGGTACCTCAGAAGACCATCGGATTCGAACCCCGCTTTAGGGCTGAGGGACCCATCCAAATGGAGGCGGACAGGCTCACGTACGATCAAAAGGGGGGCTTTATCTCTATGGAGGGGGAGGTGGAGATAGTTCACAAGGGTGCCTCGGTGCGGGCCGATAAGGTAATATTTTATACTGAGACTAAAGATGTGGTGGCTGAGGGAAGGGTGGTCTTGAAGGAAGGGGAGGACGTCCTGCGCTGCGATCGACTGGAGTTTAATATAGAAACGAAGAAGGGAATGGTATATGAGGGCAGGATCTTCCTCAAGAAAAAGAACTTTCACATCACCGGTAGCAGGGCCGAGAAGTTAGGGGAGATGCAATATCGAGTATATGATGCTACCCTGACCTCCTGTGATGAGAAGGTACCCTCCTGGAAGTTCTCGGCAAAGCGATTGGATGTGGAGGTCGAGGGTTGGGCCAAAGGGTGGTGGCCCGGTTTCCACGTGAAGAATGTCCCCGTCCTCTATTTCCCCTGGGCCATCTTTCCGGTAAAGAGGGAGAGGCAGAGTGGTTTCCTTTTTCCCGAATTTAGCAACTCAAGCAAATGGGGACCTGAGATCACAATCCCTTTTTACTGGGCCATCGCACCCAACCAAGATGCCACCTTTTATCTACAGCGCATCGGAGATTCCAGGGGGAGGGGCTTTAAAGAGGGGGCCGAGTACAGATATGCCCTAAGCAGGAGGACCCAAGGCAAGATAAAGGGTTTTTACATCTGGGATGAACGGGAGGATGATTCCCGCTGGTCCATCTTCTTTGACCATGACCAGAGATCTCCCGAGGGATATTACCTGAAGGCGGATGTAAACTGGGTAAGCGACAAGGAATATCCTGTCGATTTCGATGAGGACATCCCGGGTGAGGCCCTGATAGATGTCAGGTCGAGCAACCAATTGGAATCCAACCTCTCCCTCGGCAAAAATTGGAAATGGGGGACGCTGGGGGCGGAATTCTCCTACTTCCGGGACCTCACAGTACACAGTAACCGCTCTACCATGCAGAGGCTTCCCCAGGCAACCTTTCAGATCTTCCAAGACCAGTTTCCTCGCACCCCCCTCTTCTATGAGTTGGAGGCCCAAGGTACCCATTTCTGGCGCCAGGAAGGGATAAGGGGGGGGAGGATAGATATCTATCCTAAGATCTCAGTTCCTTTAAGGCCCTTTGATATCTTGCGGTTTGAGCCATGGGTAGGCTACAGGGAGACCATCTACTTTCCCGATAATGACCCGGAAGGGAGGAAAGACGAGGTCACCAGCCGTGAGATATACGATGTAGGGGCAACACTTGCCACCACCATCAGTAAGCTATATTCATTAAAAGGGCGAAGAGTCAAAAAGCTGAGGCATCTCATAGAGCCTGAAATAGTTTACACCTATATTCCTAAGGTGGATCAGACGGACAACCCCTATTTTGACGACCTGGACTATATCCCCCGTGAAAATACGGTTACCTGGAACCTTACCAACCGCCTGATAGGCAAGGTGGTGGATGAAAAGGGGGGGGTTACTTACCCTGAGTACCTCTACTTGAAGTTTTATCAAAGCTATGATTTTTTCCCCCATCTTACTTCTGAGGAACGCCTCTCTAATCTGGGGGCAGAAATGAGATTTGCACCCTTTACGTGGTTATCTGGAACGATGGATGCAGAGTACAACCACCATCATAGCCGTCTGGACCTCTTCAATGCGGGTGTCAACATCGCCGATAAAAGGGGAGATTGTCTAGGGGTGGAGTACAGGTTCAGCAAAGACGAGGTGGAAGAACTCAATGCGGAGCTCTTGGTTCATGTCATAAAACCCCTTGATCTTTTCTTCTCGTATCGGCATAATCTCCTCGATGATGTCAGGATAGAGACGGTCTATGGCCTTGATTACCATCACCAATGTTGGGAGATATCCCTTAGACTGTGTGATATAAACCGTTCTCCTGATGAATTGAGGGACAACGAGCTGAAGGTGATGGTCTATGTCACCCTATCGGGGATAGGGAGGACTAAGATCCAATAA
- a CDS encoding NTP transferase domain-containing protein, with the protein MKGVILAGGLGTRMYPLTKITNKHLLPVYNKPMIYYPLQTLINAGIEDILIVTGGNNAGDFLRLLGNGNEFGLKHINYTYQEGEGGIAAALSLAEFFAAKDKICVILGDNVIEKNIRRAVEIFGRQKEGAKIMIKEVLDPQRFGVPVLEGDKIVKIEEKPKVPKSKYSVTGIYMYDNTVFDIIKTLKPSGRGELEITDVNNAYIERGQLTWEILDGWWTDAGTFDSLLRASQLVAETGANKLD; encoded by the coding sequence ATGAAGGGGGTCATTTTGGCCGGTGGTTTGGGTACGCGCATGTATCCCTTGACCAAGATCACCAACAAACACCTCTTGCCAGTATACAACAAACCGATGATCTACTATCCCCTGCAGACCCTCATCAATGCCGGTATAGAGGACATCCTCATTGTCACTGGAGGAAACAATGCCGGGGACTTCCTGAGGCTTTTGGGCAATGGGAATGAATTCGGGCTCAAACATATCAACTATACCTATCAGGAGGGAGAAGGGGGGATCGCGGCAGCCCTCAGCCTAGCTGAGTTCTTTGCGGCTAAGGATAAGATCTGCGTTATCCTGGGGGACAACGTCATTGAAAAAAACATCAGGAGGGCTGTAGAGATCTTTGGGCGACAAAAGGAGGGGGCCAAGATCATGATAAAGGAGGTCCTTGATCCCCAGAGGTTTGGCGTACCTGTCTTAGAGGGGGATAAGATAGTCAAAATAGAAGAAAAGCCCAAGGTCCCCAAGTCAAAATACTCGGTAACGGGGATCTACATGTACGACAATACAGTATTTGACATCATCAAGACCCTTAAGCCCTCGGGTAGGGGGGAGCTGGAGATAACCGACGTGAACAACGCCTATATCGAGAGGGGCCAGTTGACCTGGGAGATCTTGGATGGTTGGTGGACGGATGCGGGGACCTTCGACTCCCTGCTGAGGGCCAGCCAACTGGTGGCCGAGACAGGGGCCAACAAATTGGATTGA
- a CDS encoding dTDP-4-dehydrorhamnose 3,5-epimerase family protein, producing MIAGVKVERLKVIPDERGRLMEILRSDDEIFNKFGQVYMTTTYPNVVKAWHYHKIQTDNVAVVKGMLKLVLYDQREGSPTKGEINEFFIGEHNPILVQIPKEVYHGWMCISETEAIVINIPTEVYNREEPDEHRIHPHDNDIPYEWARKDG from the coding sequence ATGATCGCCGGGGTAAAGGTTGAGAGGCTTAAGGTCATCCCTGACGAGAGGGGTAGACTGATGGAGATCTTGCGCAGTGATGACGAGATCTTTAATAAATTTGGCCAGGTCTATATGACCACCACCTATCCCAATGTGGTCAAGGCATGGCACTACCATAAGATCCAAACCGATAATGTGGCGGTGGTGAAGGGGATGCTTAAACTGGTCCTCTATGATCAGCGGGAGGGCTCACCCACCAAAGGGGAGATAAACGAGTTCTTTATTGGCGAGCACAACCCCATCCTGGTGCAGATCCCCAAAGAGGTCTATCATGGGTGGATGTGCATCAGTGAGACAGAGGCAATAGTGATCAACATCCCCACCGAGGTCTACAACAGGGAAGAACCTGACGAGCACCGCATCCATCCCCACGACAATGACATCCCTTATGAGTGGGCGAGAAAAGATGGCTGA
- the rfbB gene encoding dTDP-glucose 4,6-dehydratase, with amino-acid sequence MAEEKTILVTGGCGFIGSNFIHYMVEKYQSYRIINLDKLTYCGNLDNLCELIHHPHYTFIKGDIADREKVRRILQKERVDVIVNFAAESHVDRSIEDPDLFLRTNILGTQVLLEGAQEMEVPLFIQISTDEVYGSLGPTGLFRETTYLRPNSPYAASKAAADLLVRAYIKTYGMAAIITRCSNNYGPYQFPEKLIPLMISNALEDKELPIYGDGLNVRDWIYVEDHCRAIDLILHNGSSGEIYNIGAACERTNLQVIRTILETLNKPESLIRFVKDRPGHDRRYAMNSSKLQEELGWQPEVRFEEGIKQTINWYIDHQDWWQRIKTGEYMEYYERMYGNR; translated from the coding sequence ATGGCTGAGGAAAAGACCATCCTGGTAACCGGTGGATGTGGCTTTATCGGAAGCAATTTCATCCACTACATGGTAGAGAAATATCAGAGCTATCGAATCATCAATCTGGACAAATTGACCTATTGTGGCAACTTGGACAACCTCTGCGAACTAATCCATCATCCCCATTATACCTTTATCAAAGGAGACATCGCGGACAGGGAGAAGGTGAGGAGGATCCTCCAGAAGGAGAGGGTCGATGTTATAGTAAACTTTGCCGCTGAATCCCATGTGGACAGGAGCATCGAGGACCCCGATCTGTTTTTGCGGACCAATATCTTGGGAACGCAGGTCTTATTGGAGGGGGCGCAGGAGATGGAAGTCCCCCTCTTTATCCAGATATCCACGGACGAGGTATATGGCTCCCTGGGGCCCACCGGTCTTTTTCGCGAGACAACCTACCTGAGGCCCAACAGCCCCTATGCGGCGAGCAAGGCCGCTGCCGATCTCTTGGTCAGGGCCTATATTAAGACCTACGGTATGGCTGCCATCATCACCCGTTGCTCAAACAACTACGGGCCATATCAATTTCCGGAAAAGCTGATCCCTCTGATGATCAGCAATGCCCTGGAGGACAAAGAACTCCCGATCTACGGTGATGGGTTAAACGTCAGGGACTGGATATATGTAGAGGATCACTGCCGGGCCATAGACCTCATACTCCATAACGGCAGCAGCGGCGAGATATACAATATCGGCGCAGCCTGCGAGCGGACCAATCTACAAGTTATTAGGACCATTTTGGAGACATTGAACAAACCAGAGTCCTTGATCCGCTTTGTCAAAGACCGGCCCGGGCATGACCGAAGGTACGCCATGAACTCCTCCAAATTGCAGGAGGAGCTGGGTTGGCAGCCGGAGGTAAGGTTTGAGGAGGGAATAAAACAAACTATAAATTGGTACATAGATCACCAAGATTGGTGGCAGAGGATAAAGACAGGGGAATATATGGAATATTATGAACGGATGTATGGGAATAGGTGA